The following is a genomic window from Meriones unguiculatus strain TT.TT164.6M chromosome 7, Bangor_MerUng_6.1, whole genome shotgun sequence.
TCCCATGCTTGTGTTCAAAAGCAATATGTGCTACCTGTTTTTTAATTTACCCAACCAGATATTTAATGTACCAGGTGTATTTCTCCATTTAACATCATCTTTGTCTTAAAGACTTAATATCCATACTGATATGAATAGATCAAgcttttattaacattttaattttgtgtgtgtgtgtgtgtgtgtgtgtgtttgtgtggacaGATGAGCCAaagtgtggagatcagaagacactCGAAAACTTGCAGGAACTGGTTATTTTTTTCTACCATATAGCTTCTGgtgaccaaactcaggtcatcaggcttggcagtctGCCCTGTCACCCACTGAGCTTTCTTGCCGACCCTACTAGCTTTTATTTAATATGCTGAATTACTGAATTTTTTTCCTGATGAACATGTCAGTAGTTATTATATTATAACAGATTATTTGCATATGTCTCTCACTGAATAGATCCACAATTCTTTACTTGAAACCCTTAACCACAAggaactttgaattttttttgttgttgtggttttgtgtgtgtgcgttttgttttctttctttcttcttcttatttatttatttatttatttatttttagattttcagAGAGAATTATGTTGCAAGGtggtgcttttaatcccagcactagggaagcagagaggcagatggatctctgtgagtttgaggacagcctggcctatatagtgagttctaggacagccagtgctacataatagagagaccctgtctcaaaattataTGTTGCATGTGTCTTTTGTCATGTAACATAAGAACAGCATAGGACACATGAAAGGAGCAATAAAATGTCAGACTTTGTGGAATAAACAAAGACCATAGCTTCAAGTCTGATCAATTTTCCCCACATAATTGATTTGCTACAAACTTACAAGTTTTTATATGTAGCTGTGGGTTATAGACCCATACAGAAATGCTTTGATAAACATCTATTTTAAGTCTTTGATATAAACCAGAATCTCTAAGACTTACTGCTAAAAGTGTGATCTTGGGTCATGCAGTGTGCAGAGGGGTGGTCCAGGTGTCATCAGAAGGCTTCTGAAGCATTTCACCAGTGTATAACCCTGCCAGGCAGGTTTGAGACAGTCATGTATGGACTGCCAACCTGTGTCTGTGTTGTCAGGTTCCTGATAGTCGGAATGTGATCTCATTGGTTTGAACATGTGTTTTTCTATGTTACCATTGAAGTTGATCAACTTTTTATGTATTTGCTtactctctgttttcttttctgtcatttGTGCATTGGACTTCTTTTAATTTGCAAGGGTTCTTTACAtatatattctggacatcagTCCTTTGGTTATCAGCTAAAGATGTATTTGCTTATTTCTTGATTGGTACTTTTAGTATAGTTTGTCTTATTGTAGTCAAATTTACTTGTCCTTTTCTTGGGTGGGGGGCTTTTGGGCTTGACCAGGGTTGAGGGTTCTTTAACTCAACATCATTTATGCATACCCTTTAAACTTAAGTTACTATTTTatattgaaatagaattacatcatttttcccctttgctttcctccctccagccccacctAGCTACCTTCCATTGAACCGCTCCCATGCTGACCCACTCTCAAGTTGATGGTCTTTCTTACATCTTTTCTTtggttattattgttacatacacacacatacatatgtgcatgtgtgtgtatgtatgtatgtgtatatgcacaagTACCTCTaagtacaacctgctgagtctgtttttgttatttgtgtatactgggtttcaaggctgaccactctgcaTTGGGCAATCAATAAAGGGCCTTGTCCCTGGAAGAATCTAATTCTCATTCTCCCAGCAGTTCttagttgcttgtagttcttgATCTAGGGGTGGGAACCTGAACAGATTTCCCGCTTCCACATTAATAGGTCTAATGATACAGCCATTGTTCCAGTCTTggttatgcagccatttctgggAAAGACTGTTTCACAGCcgacttcctggtattctggctcatgcactctttctgcttcccattccttgatgttccctgagccacaGATGCAGGGCCTGTGATGTAGATGTATTCATTGGAGCATGACCTATTGATCTTTGCAATGTGTCTAGTTGTGTTCTGTGATCTTCccatttgctgtaaagagagGCTTCTTTGAGGAGGGGTGGTATAGCTGCACTTACGCAGGAAAGGTAGCTTGCACACAAAGagcttttcttatttatttttttttctttttaagtaaactCAAACATTTTGGTTTTTTATGTTTAGGTTTGAACCATCTTAAGGATTTTGGTTGGGAGGATTCCATGAACTCTCTTCTCTACTCAGATGACAAACTGAGCTGTCAGCATTTATTTAAGTTCATTCTTTTCCAATTAACTTATGTCTCCCAGTCCACAAGTATGCAGCTGCTTCTGGCCCTGTTCTTTGCTTGTGGGTCCAGGGTAAGGTTGTCTGTCTTTGTCCTTGTGCTGCTGTCAGATTATTATAATTACCTGGCTTCGTAATCAGCCTGTTTTGTCTTGTTGAGGTATGAGGATTAAAACTAGGTCCTTGTACATGTGAGGTGagtgttctatcactgagctatagcctcagcttattttcactttttattttgagagagagtCGCACTAAGttgcctaggttggccttgaactttcagttCTCCTAACTCAGCCTCCCACATAAATGGAATGATAGGTTTGTATCATCAGGCCTAGATTGTGGTAAGCCTTAGTAGCGGGTATGAGAATCAACTTCATATACTTTTTCAGAATTGTATTGATTAtggttttttaattgttgttttatttttatttttgttgttcctGTGGTAATGACAGCAGCATTCTgatttgctttaaatttttattacaaatttacCTCATTGCCTATGTTCTACTTCTGCTAATAAGAATTATAATTTTCCTGCCTGTCACCACACCAGTCCACAGCTGTTGTCCTCTCCCAGGTGTCCATATATCAACTATCTCCATCTGCATCCTTGCACCAGCCTCTGTACTTCAAATGCCACTACCCCGCCCTACCCCTTCCAAAGCACCCTGAGTTTCCTTTCCTGAAGCAGCTGACAGGTCCCAGGCTCTAGTTGTGATTTCTGGTTGCTTCTCAGGATCACAAGGCTTGCCTTGGTGCATCCAGGAATTCTTAGACAGCTGGATTGGTTCTCTGGTGTTATAGGTCACACTTAGAAAGCCATGGAAAAGACTAGAGACACACTGAAACCATATTGGGGCTCTGGCTGGCCCTGGTAAAATTTTAGGTATATAACATTCACAGTGGATAAAGATATTGACCTTTCTCTTAAGGGCTGGAGATGAGGCCCCCTTCACACAGGCTCTGTGTGGACAGCCTTGTATAAGCACAGGAGGTCATTGGGGCTAACATAAGCAGCCTTCTAAGAGCTGACAAGTGATGGGGAACCACTAGGAAGGGTTCGGAAGGTGACTTTGGCCTGGAAAGTCTCCAGAGAATGCTCCAGGCCTAATGTCTGGGACACGCGGCATCCAAATGCGATGGCAGTCCCCCTCCTATTTCAGGGAAAGATGTTTACCAAACAGGAGATACCTATCTTTCAGAGCTGTCCTCTTGAGTGTTTCTTCCACTGCCTACTCCCTTCTGTTCTTTCTCACTCTGACTGCCCTCCAAGCATTCCAGCCTGCTTTTACGCTATGTGAAATGCCTTGTGTAACTTCTGCATCTCATGGTCTTCCAAGCGTCACTAAACCTCATTTACCTTCTTCAAAGTGATGCTCAGCACTCCAAATCCCATATGGTGGCATGCACAACTATATCCAGCACTgcgtaggctgaggcaggaggatcacaagttcaaggggAGTCTTGGCTATAtaaatgagatcttgtctcaaaaacaagcaaacacaactTCTACCCACAAAAATTCAGTTTACACTTTCTTAGCCCCAGCCTTCCTGTTGCCTTTGCTGCACTATTCACAACTCCTCCTTCAACTTTCTGCTTGTTGTTTCTGCTTATTGTGTTGGTTTTCTCGTAAATCTTCTCAGGGATTTTTCATGTCCATCTGGCTTGTCAGTTCCTAATTACATTGTTTCTCAGGGCAAGGATTCTATCTCCCCTGCCCTTTGACCCTTGGTGGACAGACTAGTGCTCAGCACATTGGGTCACAGAGCAGAGAGTGGGATTGGCTGGGTCCTGGTTGAGGTTTATCGCCTGCTGTGTGTCCTTGAGCAACTTACATGACCTTTCTGggtttcagtttttatttctaaaatgagAGCAGTGATAGTGCTTTTCCTTTCAGGGTTATTGACTTAGCAGTGTCTCAGATACAGTAAGCACTCAGTAAATGCTAGCAGGATTATTATTAGCATTAGGGTATTAGAGATGATGCCAAAATGGGTGGCCTAAAGCACCACATACACATTTTACAGTTCAGCAGCACTGCCAATTTAAATCAGTTGTAAGATGGCACTAGGAAAAGTAGTCTTTCCTGACTGAAGTGTTAGTGATTATTCCTGTCTCActcatttcctcccttttcctttgaTAGGCAGGTCCACGAGATCCAGTCTCACATGGGACGCCTGGAGACAGCAGACAGGCAGTCTGTGCACTGTGAGTAATTAACCAGGGAGAGCAGAGTCCTTTCTCTTACAACACGGGGCTAATGGGCTGGGTTTCCTGACTGCATTCTGCCTCAGGGGCTTAATGACTCAGCATGGAATGAGTTGTTGTTAGGATGAACAGAAAAACCCTATGGCCAACGCAAAGATTTCCCTGATTGTGCCCTTTGGAGTCCCACCAGTTTTATCCCCCATTACCCCTCCACTCAACCTGACATGGCCCTATGGGAATGGAagttctctctccatctgtcttaaTCTAATTACCTAGTCTGAAAATTCAGACATGTTGACCTGGAACTGGCCATCTCTTCTGAGCTGAGAATTTTGGCTTCTTAGTAGGATTATTCATACAACTAGCAATATTAATTAGTTTAGTTCCCACAGCAGTTTCTTTTGAGAAGCATGTGGGTTGTGGTTGGGAGTTTTGTCTCTGTTCCTAGCAAAGGCCCCTTCTGAGCCAGCCCTGTAGACCTCCCACAGAAACTCATGTCACCCTACTGCCCAGCTCTAGCCAgtcctgtttctgtttcctctttttatATAGGTCCCTCAGCATGGCTCTTTCCTTAGCTCTGTGCCCTACACTGCTCTAAACTATCAGTGTTTGCTGTAGGTGTGAAGGCCTAGGAAGAGGGTGGTGCTGGGTTGTCATTTTTTGGTGGTGACAGCAGCTGGCAACTGCCTGGATTCATGCTTTTCAAAGTTTGGTTTCTGCCCATTGGCCTTTGTTGCCTTCCCAACAATCTCACTGTTGCCTGATTAGAAATGGAAAGAGGTCATTTTGAAAGCTTTATCAAAGGGGATAAGGAAAATGGCTGTCACACTTTCTGCCTCTGTGGGTTCTTTCCTGGGTCTTTCCTATTgatatgtggtctattttgagGGCTCCAACACATCTCAGCCTACCCATTCTTTCAGAAAGCCTCTGGGTGTTTCCATACTAATCCTCCCTTTCCTTTATGCTTTTTACTTTTCTCTTAGCCTCATTACTATAAGGAGTTCAGCCGGCAACCTTTTTACGAGGGGTTTATAATCCATATCTGAGACCAGTCTCAAGTAGATGTCTAACAGAAAATTTAGCTTAACAGAGTTCTCTGGGCAGCCtttaaatgttcattttatttcctAAAGGTGGGGAGTTTATGTCTACAGACATGCCTTCTACtttaaatacagaaaacaagGCAGCTAAGTGTGTGGCTTCGTGCATATAAGGATATGCATGCTTTGAAACATCTTGAATTGAATCATTTTTGTGTACATTATGCtctgtttgatttttgttgttgttatttgttttggtcttttgagacagcgtttctctttgtagctctggctgtcctggaactcactgtagaccaggctggccttgaactcagagatttgcctgcctctgcctcctgagtgctggatttatcagttttacttttacttttttttttggggggggggcgggttaGTTTTTGGTTtatcgaaacagggtttctctgtgtaatagtccCTAagtctggactcactttgtagaccaggctggccttgaactcagagagcaatccacctgcctctgcctccccgagtgctgggatcaaaggtgtgcgccatcacaccCAGCACGATTTATCACTCCTAATTTAAGTTCATTATCTCTTTTCCAGcagttgttcttttgttttttttttttttttttctctctctctccctattttGTGCAGTGGTAGAAAATGAAATCCAAGCAAGCATAGACCAGATATTCAGCCATCTGGAGCGTCTGGAGATTTTGTCAAGCAAAGAGCCCCCTAATAAAAGGCAGAACGCCAAACTGTGAGTGTTGACCCCTGTCATGACTCTGATACCGCAGGCACATGAAGGCAGGCCTTTCCCCCATTGGAAGCTATAGAATATTCTGAAAATCTGGGAACATGCTAGAGAAATGAAGACTATACAAAGATAAAGTCTCCCTAAAATACACAGCTCTATTTAAGCAATACACCCTTCATATTAAAAAGTATGAGGTTTGTGGCTCAGTAGCCTGTGACCAcggctttttgtttctttgggggtGATTAGGCGCCcttgtttctttgaaaatgtgtgtgttttgacCAGACCTTGTCACTGAAAGCTTGGTGCTGCTGGGAGTTTGGCTGTGTTGTTTGGTTCCCACTGGCTTCTGTTAGGCTGAAATGAACTTGCACTCCTAATCGCTTCAATCAGTCTGTTTATAATGAAGTACTGATTGAATGTTTGATACTCCACCATGAAATTCAAAGGAAACTACCCTCAGCACCACTCCAACCCCTTCACTCCCACAACTTTCAAGAAACTTCATTGCTGATCTACCTCAGAGCTGCCCTTGAGGAAGGTCAGGAAGGGGCTGTCAAGCCTGCTTCCTGTTACCCGTTCCCCAAAGAGTCAGGGTCCAGCACACACTAAGTAAAGCTTCTGGAATCGTGTGTGACTCCACCCGCCTTAACCACAGGCTGCCACTTGGCTTAATGTCTTTGCTCATCAGCTTAGCTGTGGGCACTGGGGGAGTAGGGAGGCAAGGTCTTTCCCTGAGTACCAAGCCAGGCTGCCTCAAAGTGCACCGCCCTCAGCTCCTGGAAtttaatttctgtctccattcatTTCAGCCGTGTCGACCAGCTAAAGTATGATGTCCAGCACCTGCAGACTGCCCTCAGGAACTTTCAGCACCGGCGCTATGCCAAGGAGCAGCAAGAGCAACAGCGGGAGGAGCTTTTGTCTCGTGCCTTTACCACTAACGTAAGCCAGACACTGGGGGTTGGCAGGCACCTGGCAGGTGTCAGGACTGAGTGCAGGTCACCAGACATCACT
Proteins encoded in this region:
- the Gosr2 gene encoding Golgi SNAP receptor complex member 2 isoform X3, with amino-acid sequence MEPLYQQTHKQVHEIQSHMGRLETADRQSVHSVVLLFFFFFFLSLSLFCAVVENEIQASIDQIFSHLERLEILSSKEPPNKRQNAKLRVDQLKYDVQHLQTALRNFQHRRYAKEQQEQQREELLSRAFTTNDSDTTIPMDESLQFNSSLQNIHHGMDDLIGGGHSILEGLRAQRLTLKGLCVSLASLGIHRGLL
- the Gosr2 gene encoding Golgi SNAP receptor complex member 2 isoform X1, giving the protein MEPLYQQTHKQVHEIQSHMGRLETADRQSVHSVVLLFFFFFFLSLSLFCAVVENEIQASIDQIFSHLERLEILSSKEPPNKRQNAKLRVDQLKYDVQHLQTALRNFQHRRYAKEQQEQQREELLSRAFTTNDSDTTIPMDESLQFNSSLQNIHHGMDDLIGGGHSILEGLRAQRLTLKGTQKKILDIANMLGLSNTVMRLIEKRAFQDKYFMIGGMLLTCAVMFLVVQYLT
- the Gosr2 gene encoding Golgi SNAP receptor complex member 2 isoform X4, whose product is MEPLYQQTHKQVHEIQSHMGRLETADRQSVHSVVLLFFFFFFLSLSLFCAVVENEIQASIDQIFSHLERLEILSSKEPPNKRQNAKLRVDQLKYDVQHLQTALRNFQHRRYAKEQQEQQREELLSRAFTTNGTQKKILDIANMLGLSNTVMRLIEKRAFQDKYFMIGGMLLTCAVMFLVVQYLT
- the Gosr2 gene encoding Golgi SNAP receptor complex member 2 isoform X5 — its product is MEPLYQQTHKQVHEIQSHMGRLETADRQSVHLVENEIQASIDQIFSHLERLEILSSKEPPNKRQNAKLRVDQLKYDVQHLQTALRNFQHRRYAKEQQEQQREELLSRAFTTNGTQKKILDIANMLGLSNTVMRLIEKRAFQDKYFMIGGMLLTCAVMFLVVQYLT